One window from the genome of Macaca fascicularis isolate 582-1 chromosome 7, T2T-MFA8v1.1 encodes:
- the GLRX5 gene encoding glutaredoxin-related protein 5, mitochondrial isoform X2 produces MSGSLGRAAAALLRWGRGTGGGGLWGPGVRAAGSGAGGGGSAEQLDALVKKDKVVVFLKGTPEQPQCGFSNAVVQILRLHGVRDYAAYNVLDDPELRQGQASVPGRYPPPWAQEQRCTRPRGSAAPGWRAGLHRLGSVWRH; encoded by the exons ATGAGCGGGTCCCTCGGCCGAGCGGCGGCGGCTCTGCTCCGCTGGGGGCGCGGCACGGGCGGCGGTGGCCTTTGGGGTCCGGGCGTGCGGGCGGCGGGCTCgggcgcgggcggcggcggctcGGCGGAGCAGCTGGACGCGCTGGTGAAGAAGGACAAGGTGGTGgtcttcctcaaggggaccccGGAGCAGCCCCAGTGCGGCTTCAGCAACGCCGTGGTGCAGATCCTGCGGCTGCACGGCGTCCGCGACTACGCGGCCTACAACGTGCTGGACGACCCCGAACTCCGACAAGGTCAGGCCAGTGTGCCGGGCAGGTACCCTCCGCCCTGGGCCCAGGAGCAGCGCTGCACGAGGCCGAGGGGTTCTGCCGCGCCGGGCTGGAGAGCGGGGCTCCATCGGCTGGGGTCTGTCTGGAG GCATTAA
- the GLRX5 gene encoding glutaredoxin-related protein 5, mitochondrial isoform X1 — protein sequence MSGSLGRAAAALLRWGRGTGGGGLWGPGVRAAGSGAGGGGSAEQLDALVKKDKVVVFLKGTPEQPQCGFSNAVVQILRLHGVRDYAAYNVLDDPELRQGIKDYSNWPTIPQVYLNGEFVGGCDILLQMHQNGDLVEELKKLGIHSALLDEKKDQDSK from the exons ATGAGCGGGTCCCTCGGCCGAGCGGCGGCGGCTCTGCTCCGCTGGGGGCGCGGCACGGGCGGCGGTGGCCTTTGGGGTCCGGGCGTGCGGGCGGCGGGCTCgggcgcgggcggcggcggctcGGCGGAGCAGCTGGACGCGCTGGTGAAGAAGGACAAGGTGGTGgtcttcctcaaggggaccccGGAGCAGCCCCAGTGCGGCTTCAGCAACGCCGTGGTGCAGATCCTGCGGCTGCACGGCGTCCGCGACTACGCGGCCTACAACGTGCTGGACGACCCCGAACTCCGACAAG GCATTAAAGACTATTCCAACTGGCCCACCATCCCGCAAGTGTACCTCAATGGCGAGTTTGTGGGGGGCTGTGACATTCTTCTGCAGATGCACCAGAATGGGGACCTGGTGGAAGAACTGAAAAAGCTGGGGATCCACTCCGCCCTTTTAGATGAAAAGAAAGACCAAGACTCCAAGTGA